The window TTGGATTTTGTACACTGACACTTGGAgaattaaaagaagaaaaaaaaaaagatatggcCTTTTTATGACTTCATAATCCCACAAGAATGTAGTAGGTCTTTTgagcaaaataatttatttcctAGCACAGTCACATAtccatatttgtaatttttgttcTAGTTTCCCCCAataatttacaacaaaaatgaatgcaCTGTTTTAGTAGGAAGCCAACAAGCTATTCCTTTTATGTGCCCCTATGACCCACCCAGAATCTAGTAGAATGCTGTACTAAAGTTAATGCAGTGAAATGTTTGGGATACTTAAACAATTATGAAAATGATATTCCCTTTTATATGCCGTTACAACTCAAAATTAGTaggattctgttttttttccccacaaaaaatAATGCTCTGTTATTAGTACAAAACTTGCATTTTGTGTGttgcttggaaaaaaataacatctgaAGAATTTAGTTGGATTTTACTACAAAAATTCACAGAGGAAATTGACATATATTGGAgttgtttaattaaaacaatgatATTCCCTATAATGTGTTCTCGAGTCCTCGTAAGCATTTAGGATTTACTACAAAAGTTGGGTTGGGGGTCCATTTCCTTGACTACAGTGTCGCAGCAAGAGGAGCGCCCCATCAGGCAGATCCTCTACCTGGGAAACCTGCTGGAGACCTGCCACTTCCAGAGCTTCTGGGtaacgcacgcacgcgcacacacacacacacacgcgcacacaggaTGTGTATTTtgtaacgtgacaaaaactctTTTGTGTTATTCACAGACGAGTCTTGAGGAAAATCGGGAGCTCATTGATGGAATTACTGGCTTTGAAGACTCTGTCCGCAAGTGTGAGTTTGTACATCACAACATGATAATCAATAGAAAATGCAAATATAACATTTCAACacagaatacattttacaaaagacATATTTTCTTGTATATTATAATATGGAAGATTAATAAATTCTTAATAATTCAAATAGTCATTACTATATGACTATTTGAattattaagtaaaaaaaaattgcttaaaaGTTGTACAATTTCAAGAATAAATTTGTAATAATTCAAGTTATTTTGTAACAAAAGCTGTTACACAAAATCTTGTAATGTTATAAGAATATAGTACGTTAGAGAGAAAAATGTCATGATTTTGGGAAAGTTGTAGGTTTGAGGAGGACAAAGTCATAATTTCCAACGATTACAATGCAAtactttataataataaagttgtaatataagGAGAAGATGTGTTCATTTGAAGAATCGTAATTGCACAAGAATGAATTCTGAATATGAGAGCCAAAAGGTATTTTTTGAGAATAAAATGAGAACATTGCAAAAAAGGTataatttcacaaaaatatagCCCTAGTAATATGtacaaaaagtcataatttgacctccatccatccatccattctctaccgcttatccgggtcgggtcgcgggggcagtagcttcagcagggacgcccagacttctctctccccagccacttcatccagctcttctggggggatcccgaggcgttcccaggccagccgaaggatgtagtctctccagcgtgtcctgggtcgtccccggggtctcctcccggtgggacatgcccggaacaatccagaggcactgtccccgatgtccatgcgatgttgcagaggcgtgtcaaccaggacagccccacaacatccagagcctttaggaactccgggcgaatctcatccacccccggggccctgccaccgaggagctttttaactacctcggtgacctcaaacccagagataggagagcccgcctcagagaactcagactctgcttccccatgggaaggcgtgtctgtggaattgaggaggtcttcgaagtattctccccaccgactcacaacgtcccgagtcgaggtcagcagcgccccatccccactatacacagtgttggtggtgcactgctttcctctcctgagacgtcggatggtggaccagaatttcctcgaagccgtccggaagtctttctccatggcctcaccgaactcctcccatgcccgggtttttgcttcagcgaccaccagagctgcattccgcttggccagccggtacccatcagctgcctcaggagttccacaggccaaaaaggcccgataggactccttcttcagcttgacggcatccctcaccgttggtgtccaccaacgggttcggggattgccaccacgacaggcaacgaccaccttacggccacagctccggtcggccgcctcagcaatggaggcgcggaacatggtccactcggactcgatgtcccccgcctcccccggaacatgagaaaagttctgtcggaggtggaagttgaaactccttctgacaggggattctgccagacgttcccagcagaccctcacaatacgtttgggcctgccacgtcggaccggcatcttcccccaccattggagccaactcaccaccaggtggtgatcagttgacagctccgcccctctcttcacccgagtgtccaagacatgcggccgcaagtccgatgacacgaccacaaagtcgatcattgaactgcgacctagggtgtcctggtgccaagtgcacgtgtggacacccttatgcttgaacatggtgtccgttatggacaatccgtgacgagcacagaagtccaataacagaacaccgctcgggttctgatcggggggggccgttcctcccaatcgcgcccttgcaggtctcactgtcattgcccacgtgagcattgaagtcccccaacagaacaatggagtccccagcgggagcgctctccagcaccccctccaaggactccaaaaagggtgggtactctgaactgctgtttggtgcataggcacaaacaacagtcaggacccatccccccacccgaaggcggagggaggctaccctctcatccaccggggtgaaccccaacgtacaggcgctgagccggggggcaataagtatacccacacctgctcggcgcctctcaccatgggcaactccagagtggaagagagtccaacccctctcgagaggactggtaccagagcccaaggtgtgtgtggaggcgagtccgactatatcgagtcggaacttctcgacctcacacaccagctcgggctccttccctgccagagaggtgacattccacgtccctagagccagcttctgtagccggggatcggatcgccaaggtccctcgccttcggccaccgcccagctcacactgcacccgacccctatggcccgtcccacaggtggtgagcccatgtgaagggggacccacgttaccctttcgggctgtgcccggccgggccccatcggtgcaggcccggccaccaggcactcgccttcgagccccaccaccaggcctggctccagtggggggccccggtggcccgcgtccgggcaaggtaaaacgaagtccattgtttgtcgtcatcattaggggtctttgagccgtgctttgtctggtccctcacctaggacctgtttgtcatgggtgaccctgccaggggcataaagccccagacaacttagctcctaggatcactgggacacacaaacccctccaccacgacaaggtgacggctcaaatATAATTTGACCTatgttaaattttaattttacaataataatgtcCTACTGTTATGAGAAAATGAGGTATAATTTTACTGGTATACAGCCATAAgtgtacaagaataaagttgtaatattacaatgtatttcataataaaatatgaaaaccaCTCAAAGTTATACGGAATTTTTACAAGGTAAGAAAAGTTATTttcattggaattttttttggaGTAAAGTCTGAATATAAGGCAACCAAATTGACATTTTGAAGCTGACAATGCAAATGAAGTGCTTTTGTTGGCTGTGCAGTCATCTGCCATGTGGTGGGCATCACTTACCAGACCATAGAGCGCCGCCTGCTGGCTGAGATGCTGGGAGATCCTCTGGGTAAGTTTAAACAagcacagtggtaccttaacttGCGAGTTTTATTCGTTCCGGGACCTAGCTTGATGTAAGAGTCGCTTTCtcgatatttatttatttatgttgttatgtgagcaaaaatttgacttAAGTGAGAGCTTTAGACACTCCGCTCCTAGATGGCAGCAGCGAACATCATTATCTAGCCACTATCAGTTCCTGTTGGTTAACTCACAGTGAACGTACAGgtatgtgttgtgttttgggctagcattttccgttttttttatttatttattttttgcaggtAATttgccaaattttttttttctattcatagGTCCTGAGAGAGCGCTGAGAAGAAGCAGATGTCCGTTGAATTAAAGCTTGAAATCATAGAAATATACGAGTGAGcgtatcaaatcaattttctccattgaaataaaGTGAGATGCCGTTAACCTGTGCCAGCCCCGCCCAAAACAGTTTTTATAGGTTTTTAAtagagaaaaatagcactgtattgtaaaatataaaacatacaaacacacagtagTTAAGTATAATGTCTTGTCCTGTACCTTTAAGGGGGTGTGGCCTATTGCGTGACATCAGGAGCTCCGACTCAAGACATTTAGCATGCAAttagtttgcatgtgctccttgcgagtgtattcattttgtatttgtgtttgtttggttgTCCAATTCGATAAAGAGCTAGTAGTACGTCTCCGACTGTGGCTCTCcgtgcccacatgcgagggcattataGTCTTTTAATCGCTAATTTTGTCCCTTCACTTGAACGGCGCGTATCTGAAGCTAAAAGCaaaaaatcaaccaagcgaCGGCTCATAACTGGAAAAACTCGGGCACAAGTCAAAGTACCACCTTAACAGTAAGTCCAGATTACTATATGAACAATTTTGTAttgatgcatgtgtgtgtatgtcgcATTGCAGACACACAGGTGAAGGTGTGGATGAACAAGTACAACTGGACGGAAACAGAGGACGGACAGATCTTCGTCTTCAACCAGGAGGAGAGCGTCAAGCCAAAGAACATCGTGGAGAAGATCGACTTTGAAAGTCAGTGCAACAACATGAGGAGGTGTCGGCCCTTCTGTTAACTAAacatcctttttttcttcttctacagGTGTCTCAAGCATCATGGCCACCTCCCagtgacacacacacggtgAAGACGCTCATTTACAAAATTTTACacacaatcaaaataaattatCGTTTCTGATCTAGTGTGTCCTTTTGAACTCTTTTGTCACATTAACGTGATGTTGTCTCGTCACgtgtgcacgcgcgcgcacacacacacacacacacacacaaacacacagtcatGACGTCCATGATACAAAAGTCAATTGTTAACCCAGATGAACAACAtgcatccatctgttttcttttccgcttatcctcactcgggacTAAACTGAAGTgaacactaacacagccccataccatcgcaaatgctggcttttgaactttgcgtccaaaacagtccgggtggttcttttcctctttggcccggagaacacggcatccacaatttccaaaaacaacttgaaatgtggactcgtcggaccacagaacacttttccactttgcattagtccatcttagatgagctcggggtacaccctgaactggtcgccagccattcgcagggcacatatgaacaaacaaccagtcgtgcacacattcacacttaagggaaatttagagtcttcaatcaacctagcatgcatgttttggggatggggggggggggggggggacaggagtgcgtggagaaaacccactcaggcatggggagaacatgcaaactctacacaggcggggccgggatttgaacctcggtcctcagaactgtgagtcagatgtgctaaccagttgtacacTGTTCCGCCTTACTGTGCAACAgtggagttttattttttatactgcaactgcagttttaaaaaaaaaatttttttataatgggtaattattgaaaatttcagtcagACAGAACAAGGCTGTTAGAAAAGTAAGCAAAATAAATCATGTATAATACAATACCACATTGGATTTGATTATTGTAAGTGCTACACCCTAAGAACAGGACAATGTGGGATAGGACAGGTGCAGGAGCAGAAAAGAGCAGGACAAGAGTAGCggacctggctgtacaactggtGTATGGTGGGAACTggtatgtaaattataaaaactCTTTACCTCTCACAGGAgttcccagaatgcattgcaCCATCCAATGTTGAATTATTGTAGTTAAAAGAATGGTTTCTTGTTGTCTGTTTGTGTTCATGTAACCAATAGTTATTTGAATGTGCGCCTTCCTTAAAtgtcacatttatggttgatttatgttgcactttttaaaaaaatatattatatacagaCACATAGCTAGATagatctatcgatcgatcgatctattttttttatatatagatagatttttttttttttttttttttatgacaccgTGACTTTAGGTTGTGTGTGATACAGTGACCTCACGGTGAATTCCTCTATTAAATATGAATAGCTTAACAGGACTGTGTTGTTAAAGTTAAAATTCAAGAATTATTTAATAAAGatgtctttgcacatttttagcTGAGAGCTGCTCATTTATAGCATTTATACTATTATTGCTCACTTATAAATTCTTAGCAAAAGCGTTTGAATGAATTAGTAGGATATTTGTTAATTCAGTAGAAAATGGCTGTTTAATTTActtaataaaattgtaattttatctTTGTAAACTTAAATttttatactgtaaaatataCAGGGTATTCTGTACAGATGTTTTAGGTTTGGATGAGAAAATTCTGGCAACCCAGCtgccagatgtttttctgttttgtttttttttttataaaaaaaaaaaaggtaataagTCAGtaatcattttacaagaataaagtcataatatgatAAACATTAATGGAAGGAAGAAGTCCAATTTACTTAAAATAAAGCCATGGGGGGGCGTCAATTGCACAACAATAGTCTTGATACAGCTTAAGTAAAATAAGTCCTTGAAGGAAAACAATCTGAATGTTGTTTTGCCATCTCGAAACTGGTTCATATTTCACAGCGCCTGCAGTCTTGCGCGTGACGTCATCCGCCCAGGTTCAGGTGAGACGTTCCCTGCTTTGAGGGCGTATCGTCGTTCATGTTCGACGCGCAACACCCACAACAAGTCCCGAGCTGACCCGGACTACTCCCCTGTACAGTCCTCGCGGAGATGGAGAAGTCTCCGAGTTTGTCCTCCGAGGGTTCCGTGCCGCTGCCGCTGCCGCTGCCACTGCCGGCGCCggcggacgacgacgacgacgacagctCGGCGTGCTCCGACGAGCTGCTGGGCTCCCAGTCGCGCCGCTGGCTCGCCGAACTAATGGCGGCGGACAAGCCCGGCAGCGACTTCGGCGTCAACGGCGAGAGGATGGCGGTGGGCCGCGACGGGCTCTTCATCGACTACCATTTCCCCCTCGGGGAACTCGAAATGAAGTCCGGCGTCAAGTGGAAGCGACCCAAGGTCAACCACGACACTTTTATTATCATTCACAACCTCCAGATGCGTTCACTTTCACGTTATTACTCCACTCGACGTGTTAATCATTATTTATcgtatttattaaatacattacacAGTCAATTCCGTGtctgaatatttgttttattaaaataatagttttatttactaaaaaaaaattagaattttgATACTGTAGTCATAAGTTATTCAGCATCAGAATCCTAATTTAATATTATAgtggttttatttaaaattaaatacaaggATGAATACTGTCAAGTTATTCTGCGTCTGAATCCGGtggtgtttatttaaaaatacaaatataatacagTCAAGTTATGTAGTGATTACACATCTGACTCCTTTAATATAGTTGTAgtcatacaaatatgaaaaaatatactAATAGTTATagttctatttattttaaattgaaaaagtattgaTACTGGaagcacagtgaacgactggttagcacatctgcctcacagttctggacctgggttcaaatccggcctcacctgtgtggagtttacatgttctaacccgtgcctgcgtgggttttctccgaggactccggtttcctcccacatcccaaaaatatgcatgctgggttaattgaagactctaaatcagtgatttccaacctttatggagccacgacacatattttacaattgaaaaatctcacgtcacaccaacaaacaaaaatgtcacaaaaagtggatacatgaattactgcatttacttcgtgccatctaatagaagagcatttatttgttatgtctgtcactttgcctcaggcataaatagatgaataaagatacattatttcttggaaagaatttttttttttggcagcacagtggacgactggttagagtgtctgcctcacagttctgaggatcggggttcaaatcccggccccgcctgtgtggagtttgcatgttctcccccgtgcctgcatgggttttctccgggcaaccAGTGTCCGTTGTTgactgctaaccagtcgcccaccatgccgcaaAAAACTTTTACCCTGTGGGGCAATTAAGGGAGCAAAGCAATAACTTTCAGTATTATTATATAGTACCCAATAGTACCAGAAAGGCCCGAATAGCAAGTACACAGCGCACACATCTGTGACCGGTGAGCCTTGTAAGCCGAATTGCAgcataattgtttttgaaaactaTTTAAAGACATCTCCCCATTTCATTCCCTTTGCTAGGAGCTGTGCCCGTCACCTCAGTTCACCGTCGATGGAGCATCACGCTTGGATGTTCGCCAGGGAAAGCTCAGTGAGTGGACAAGCAgactaaattgtttttgtgtcgCCTATCCATCCGTCtggtatttccatccatccattttctgagccacttatcctcacaagggttgcgggagtgctggagcctatcccagctatcattgggcaagaggcggggtacaccctgaactggttgccagccaatcgcagggcacgtataaacaaacaaccattcacactcacactcacactcacatcgGATGAAACcagaatgcccggagaaaacccacaaagggagaacacaggcggggccggggattgaaccagggtcctcagagctgtgaggcagacgctctaaccaatcttcCGCCGTGTTTAGAGATATAAATATCAAAAAAGACACGGCCACACAGGACACTTTCCGAACCGGAAATTAATTAATACGTCACTGCACAGGTCACTTGAGAACGGGGTCACGGTTAAACATATATTCTTGATAAATATTTGTAACGTAAGATAAGATAACATTTATTGGTCCCCCAATAAGGAAATGTTCATCTTTTTAGCAGCGatagtggatataggaaatataaatatataatataaataacatgCAATAGAAGACATCTGTACAGGAACTATATTGTAAGTATGTTACTAAAAAATTCAAATCACCTGTATATCAAAATGGAGAATATCACTGGATAgagatttgaaacaaataaaatgagccctattttgtaagaatcggataaggattaaggattttataCCACTTTTTATGTTGCAAATTGGCCCAAATTTACTTGTccagaaatcaatgtaaatcaGTAGGAAATTTGTGAAAAATGCCTGTAAATTAGTTTTATTAGTTGAAAACGTGATGTTTGAACAGGCCATTTTCAGACTTTTTAATGGTGGCGTCAGGTCGAACCAATCATcagatttacttcaaacttcacagaaaacaactgtGTAATTAGCTAACTTGAATTGAtattgttgtgtatgtgttcataAACCTTTGTTTGACTAGATTATTTTGAATGTGCTTATCAAACAATACGTCGCTATCCTGGACCGCCCTGCCCACCACCACGAGTAAAACACAGGTCTACAGTCAGTGGGAGGAGGTCTTCTACCTAGGGGAAACACTGCAAGGGGgaaggcaacagcaaaattcacattaatttacagtatatctatgattcaacctttgcggattaccatgacctggatgactaaaAATCTACACGGACAATAAGACACTGTATGtagctgttttgaatttgaaaatcaTATTTGACTTTTCTAATTAGAAAGGGTTCTGCAAACGCACGTATGAAACTTGCAGCATTCTGTTAGTTAGAGCTATCACTGCCAAGAGGAATATATAGGACGCAATTGCAGTTTCTGtaatctgtagtttttttttacaggagcaggtgattggcctattgcccaaccccagcacctggtattcctcgGTGGTCTCCCATCCACGTACTAACCCTGTTTATCTTCTGAGATCAGACATAATCTGGCAGCATGTGGGGATTGGACTGCTTGGTTCAGTACCTCCAACAAAGtaaagaaccactgctctaaaaTGACCGCGCAAcgaaaatggcagacttcctgtgtcttttcaagtGTGCGTTCTTgagaaatgttttgtgtttctccTTGTAATACATGTGCATACCAAGTTCATGTTGCTAACTGtaactggcttcgggggctgaattttctaaACTTTGTGAAAGTGTTTGAGGAGTCGAGTCTGCAGTGTTTTTAACTGCACATACGCGGGTCCTCCTCAACTTCCTGTTTCCTCAGGTGACTGCTGGCTGCTTTCCGCCATCGCATCTCTGGCCATTCACCAGCATCTGCTCCGCAAGGTGGTTCCTTCTGGACAAACCTTCCAGGACGGATACAACGGCTGCTTCGTCTTCAGGGTAAACGCGTCCGTGTTGTTATTAGTGTTCACTTTGGATTTATTTGATGGGCCGAACCTTACATGAACTTTCTAAGGTTTCCTTGTGACACATTTTGTTATGCCTGAGAGAGAGATCATTGGCCACAGCAAAACCTGTTTCAGTATATACACTGCATGAAACCACAAAGGATTATTTGGGCCACGTCGaaaagagcaaaaaataaagattacacTGTACaatgagaatgaagttgtaattttatgggtaaaggttgtatttttttcgaGATATAAAGACACAAGTTTATGAGAgtacagttgtatttttcaagacTAAAGGTATAATTTTGTCAGGAGAAGTGACGGAAGGATATCAGAGAAGCGGTTTGCTTTTATCTTGAACAAAATGCTATTTAtcttaattctcataaaattatgaatttattctaaaaaaaatattacttgtttaaggttagatgttttttgaaatacaaaatagttattcttgtaaaattacaacttcttCAGAAAAAtgagactttattctcataagattatgatttaaaaaacaatactttATTCTCcccaaaatatgactttattcttgatggttttttactttttgttcttgaaaaatatgactatatCTCTTAAGGttatgactttttcttgaaaaaggaTTACtttgtatcttgaaaaatacaatttaaaaaaaactacaactttattctaataATATTACAGcttctttattttgaaaaatctgGTTGTTTTAGGATTAATTCTTTAGTCTCAAAAAATACATAGCGTTCCTAACATGAAAGAACctttttccattcatccatccattttccgtaccgcttatcttcactagggtcgtgggcgtgctggagcctatcccagctgactctgggtgagaggcgggctacaccctgaactggtcatcagccaatcgcccatctaaacaaccattcacacctacggacaatttagagtcttcagttaacctaccatgcatgtttttgcttttattttttaaagagaattccatacaattttcttttgaattaggaaaaaaaattaccttttcttttcttgaaaatatactttatttataaaattacaactttgtatctggtgaaaaatacaactttattctcaaaaactATGTTATTCTCGTTAGACTACAACTTCTATACAGAGTTGGTCTGTGACGGAGAGCTTGTTTTTTACTACTTGTAACTTGTAGCTGTTGCTTTattaaaagtataaaaataatcGTGCTACCCTGCTGAATAGACaactgacctccatcttgataaatcatGTAATGTTTACGTCGATTTGTGCATGTCACACGTCTGTAAAATGGCTGTTTCGATTAAATGTAGTGACACGTGTAAACACCAGATCagaatagatcacgtcacatgtaaacagttgacctgaGACTTTCATTTGCAATGATTTTAATCAGAATGAAACACGGTGTCCATGTAAATCCGGCTGCTGTGTCCCTCCTCACCCTCTGCAGTTCTGGCAGTACGGTCAGTGGGAGGAGGTCCGCATCGACGACCTGCTGCCAACGTACGGCAACAGTCTGATCTACCTCAGCTCGCCCGAAAAACGAGAGTTCTGGAGCTCCCTGCTTGAAAAGGCGTACGCCAAGTGAGGACCGCTGTCTGTCTCTTTCTCCAGTTACTTTGCAATTTAATGTCATCCATCTTTCTACTACAGTATATATGGTtgaaattggacaaaatctcgAGATTTTGAGAGTTCCTCATTGAAGCCATTCCTGGATTCAAACCTGCTTTCACTGATCGAGAGGCAAATGCACTAAACACTGAACTAAACTCCcataaaaagttcaactttgagGGACACCTGGAAATGggcaaaatgaccctaaaactGGCGTCTAGCTTTTATGGATTGGGGGCTTAACCCCCACGAGCTTTGCACCCGGAAAATATGTTTGTCGGggggtcaaaacaaaaaaacaacaacaaccaaatcATTTAGGGGGTGCTTAAGAACAATTTTAGGGGGGCTAAGACCCAAAATAACTGGCctaacaatccatccatccatctacccatccatccattcatccatccattttcctccgcttatccgaggtcgggttgcgggggcagcagcttaagcagggaagcacagacttccctctccccaggcactttgtccagctcttccgtgggAATACGGAGGCGCTcctaggccag of the Phyllopteryx taeniolatus isolate TA_2022b chromosome 8, UOR_Ptae_1.2, whole genome shotgun sequence genome contains:
- the eif3k gene encoding eukaryotic translation initiation factor 3 subunit K isoform X1 produces the protein MSFEQMKANVGKLLRGIDRYNPENLSTLERYVETQARENAYDLEANLAVLKLYQFNPAYFQTNVTSQILLKALTNLPHTDFTLSKCMIDQTHQQEERPIRQILYLGNLLETCHFQSFWTSLEENRELIDGITGFEDSVRKFICHVVGITYQTIERRLLAEMLGDPLDTQVKVWMNKYNWTETEDGQIFVFNQEESVKPKNIVEKIDFESVSSIMATSQ
- the eif3k gene encoding eukaryotic translation initiation factor 3 subunit K isoform X2, giving the protein MSFEQMKANVGKLLRGIDRYNPENLSTLERYVETQARENAYDLEANLAVLKLYQFNPAYFQTNVTSQILLKALTNLPHTDFTLSKCMIDQTHQEERPIRQILYLGNLLETCHFQSFWTSLEENRELIDGITGFEDSVRKFICHVVGITYQTIERRLLAEMLGDPLDTQVKVWMNKYNWTETEDGQIFVFNQEESVKPKNIVEKIDFESVSSIMATSQ